The proteins below come from a single Oenanthe melanoleuca isolate GR-GAL-2019-014 chromosome Z, OMel1.0, whole genome shotgun sequence genomic window:
- the LOC130265112 gene encoding inositol 1,4,5-trisphosphate receptor-interacting protein-like 1, with translation MSPTLALILALLAAQTGLKVDLGIDKDELKRIWEHEEILHQEMSQLLQEINENNSTESLGQEGSSSKGKVNSEKTGIQEKVKSKKQGLPSTKVLKELVDELLRVCRVLSQRNSMPELHLATGTDTSSEAWSIQRNSSTFRPLVILQPPPGYSFHTHSTGRPPAGRIRVALECLCSGEQLLGQTCFLHASGGQLPRDQSLLDTLCTGSCLDARKVIRWVQMLVSSAWLLLPQSCHYQLSALPCSKSCSWQLSSTSGLHCRIEMDLAVQECSSGAYLSLE, from the exons ATGTCTCCAACACTGGCCTTGATCCTGGCCCTGTTAGCTGCCCAGACTGGGCTGAAGGTGGACCTAGGAATTGATAAAGATGAACTGAAGCGGATTTGGGAGCACGAGGAAATTCTGCACCAGGAGATGTCTCAGCTTCTGCAAGAGATCAATGAGAACAATTCCACGGAAAGCCT GGGGCAGGAAGGATCCAGCAGCAAGGGTAAAGTCAACAGTGAGAAGACTGGCATTCAGGAGAAGGTCAAGAGCAAGAAG CAGGGCCTGCCCAGCACGAAGGTGCTGAAGGAGCTGGTGGACGAGCTCCTCCGTGTCTGCCGAGTGCTCTCCCAGAGGAACTCCATGCCGGAGTTGCACCTGGCCACTGGGACGGACACCAGCTCTGAAGCCTGGAGCATCCAGCGGAACAGCAGCACCTTCCGCCCGCTGGTCATCCTGCAGCCACCCCCTGGCTACTCCTTCCACACTCACAGCACGGGGCGGCCACCAGCCGGGCGCATCCGTGTGGCGCTGGAGTGCCTGTGCTCcggggagcagctgctggggcagacGTGCTTCCTGCACGCCTCTGGTGGCCAGCTGCCCCGGGATCAGAGCCTGCTGGACACCCTCTGCACAGGCTCCTGCTTGGATGCAAGGAAAGTCATCCGCTGGGTCCAAATGTTGGTGTCATCAGCCTGGCTGCTTTTGCCGCAGTCATGTCACTACCAGCTCTCGGCGCTGCCCTGCAGCaagtcctgcagctggcagctgagcagcacctctgggctgcactgcaggaTTGAGATGGATTTGGCCGTGCAGGAATGCAGCTCAGGTGCCTACCTGAGCCTTGAgtag